Part of the Cupriavidus basilensis genome is shown below.
AGTCCGCGAGAAGGTGGACGACAACATGGCAAACGGGTTGTTCACCGAGTTGCGCGCGCGTGGCTACAACCCGAAAGACTTCACGATGCTGGCCTACGGCGGCAATGGCCCCTTGCACTGCTGTGGCATCGCACAGAATCTGGCTATCGACAAGATCCTGGCGCCGCCGCTTAGCTCGGTGTTCTCGGCGGTAGGCGCCGGCAACATGCATCAACTGCATATCCACGAGCAGTCGCTGTACATGGTTTTGTACGACTCTAACACCCGTCACCTGTTCGATGACTACGACCGCTTCAACAGCATCGTCACCGAGTTAAAGGAATTGGGCACGCAGGACCTGCTACGCCAAGGCGCTTCGCGCGAGGACATTTGCCACAACCTGGAACTGGACATGCGATATGGCAATCAGCTGGTGCAGACCACGGCGGTGATTCCCAATCATGAGGTGCATGGCCCTGGCGACGTGCTGGCGCTGATTTCGCAGTTCTCAAATGATTACGGCAAGCGCTTCGGCGAGGGTTCGCAAGCACCCGAGGCGGGCATTCGCATCAACACCATTCGCGTGGCGGCCTTCGTGCGGCATGAAACGGTGCAATTCGAGGACATCAAACCACTACCTCCCGAGCAGCGTAAGGCGCCGCCGCCTCCGGGTAGCTCGCGAAAGTGCTACTTCGTGGGCCATCAGGGTTCGCTGGACACCCCGGTGTGGAACCGCGCCGACATCAAGCCGGGTGTGCAGATCTCGGGGCCGGCCGTTGTCGCTTCCGAGGTGACTACCTTCTTGGTCAACCCGGGATGGAACTTCGTCGCAGCGCGCCAGGGCGCCTCCTGGTTTCTGCGTGCCTGAGCGCGGCCGCAACCTCATCCAACACTCACAATTGCAGGACTGAACATGAGCGAACTTAATGTGCCGGTCAAGGCAAAGATGCCCAGCGCCGAGGAAGTGGCGCTGATCAAGAAATTTCTCAACGACACAACGCTGTTCCTCGGACCCGACCCCGAGATCATGCAGAACCACGACCTGATGCCGCGCACGGCGGACGAGGACGTAGCCATCCACCAGGTCAGCGACGCTCACACCGTCGCAAAGATCCGCGACCGCATCCAGGCTGGCTGCGACGAGGGCTACGAGATGGTCGAGCAGATGGGCGCGGCACCCGGCGCCAAGTGGGGCGACGTGATCACCGGTGTGTATTCCGCCTCGGGCGATCTGGCGATTGCCAGTGCGGGCGGGGTGCTGATCTTTTCGGCGCTGGTGCACCATCCGATCAAGTTCATCGTCAAGAACTGGATGAACGACCCGACTGTGGGCGTGCGCGAGGGCGACGGATTCATCCACAACGACTCACGCTACGGTAACGTCCACAATACCGACCAGAGCATGATCCTGCCCATCTTCCACGAAGGGAAGCTGGTATGCTGGGTCGCGTCCACGGTGCATGAGGGTGAGAACGGCGCCATTGAGCCCGGCGGCATGCCCTCGATGGCCGAGAGCCCTTGCGACGAGGGGCTCAAGATGTCGCCCTTCAAAGTGGTTGAAAACTATCAGATCAAGCGCGACATCCTGACCTTCCTGCAAAACTCTGTGCGCGAGCCCAAGCTGCAGTACGAGGATATGAAAGTCAAGCTCTTTGCCTGCCTGCGCATTAAGCAGCGCCTCGAGGAGACACTGAATACCGACGGCCCGCAGGCTCTGGTTTCAACGCTGCGCCTGACAATGGAGAATGTCCGTGCCGAGGTCAAGCGCCGCATTAGCGAGTGGCCTGACATGACGGTGCGCACCTATATCATCCAGGACTCGACGCTGCGTGAGAACTGCGTGGTGAGAATCAATTGCCAGCTCACCAAGACTGGCGATAGGCTGATCTTCGACTTCCGAGGATCCAGCCCGGAATTCACCAATCGCGCCACCAACACGATCGTCGCCGGGCTCAAAGGCATGCTGGCACAGGTCTTCCTGTGCTATGTCTGGCCGGATCTGCCGCGCGGCCAGGCGGCGTTCGCGCCAATCGAGGTCATCACCGATCCGCATTCGATCGTCAACTGCTCGTATGCAGCGCCGAACTCGCAGAGCCTGATGTCGATCTTTACCGGCTTCACCGCCGGTCAGCATGCGGTGGCCAAATTCCTCTACAGCTGCCCGGAGAAGTACACCAAGGTTCATGCGCCAACCTTTAACATGATCAACACCTTCATCTGGGGTGGGGTCAGCCAGCACGGCGAGACGCTGGGCAATCTGTGCGCGGACCTGAATGGCATGGGCGCGGGTGCGACGGTCGATCGCGACGGCGAGCATGCGTTGGCGCCGATCTTCGCGACCATGGCAGACATCGGCGAGCAGGAACTGAATGAAGAGGAAGTGCCGTTTCTTCAACTCGTCTCGAAGAAGATGACGCGGGACGCCATCGCCCCCGGCAAGTACCGCGGTGGTCAGGGCTACACCATGATGGTGGCCACCAAGGACAGCGACCAGTGGGGCTTCATGACCGTTTGCCAGGGCGCCAAGATCCCGCCCATCCAGGGCCTGTTTGGTGGCTACGCCTGCGGCGCATATCCACTGTGCAAGGTGCAGGACGTCGATGTGTACGACGTACTGATGAACGAGCCGGAGAAGTTCAAGCACTCGATTGAGGAGATCATGAACGAGCAGCCGTTCGAGGGCGCAAGCTATACCACCCACCACATGGGCATGGGATTCGAGATCTCCAAACGAGGGGAGCTTTTCATGATCTCGCAAGGAGCAGGCGCCGGCTACGGCGACTTGCTGGAGCGTGACCCGGCTGGTGTCATCAAGGACATTGAGGATGGCCTGATCTCCCCGGGCGTAGCCGAGCGGCTCTACAAGGTGAAGTTCGACCCTGTGACACTGGCGATCAATCACCAGGCAACTCAGGCCGCGCGCGATGCTGAGCGCAAGGCGCGCATCGCTCGCAGCGTGCCGTTCAAGGAGTTCGTCAAGACGTGGAACCAGCCCAAGCCGCCGTCGCACATGCAGTATTTTGGCTGTTGGGGCGATGACGTGGACACGCTCTACGTTGGCAGCCCAGATAACACTCGTAGCGCAAGGGAACCCAAGCCTAACTACATGCGCAATCCCAAGGACGTGCGCATCGAGGAGTTGGAAGCCCGACTGGCCGTTGCCGGCGTGCTGAAGGACGCGAAGCAATGAGCACGCCATTCGCCGAGTTGTTGCCGCGCTCGGCGGGCAGTAGCGCGATCCGTGTGTGGCTGAAATCCTCGGCCTACACGAAGCGCCTGCTGCTCGGCGCGGACGATGCGGACCCGTGGGGAAGTGCCGCGGGCTTCCTGGCCTACTTCTCACAAGCACACGGCCTGCTGAAGCCGGACGTGGCGGTTATCGAGGTCGGTGATCTCTTCGAAGCCTGGAGCAGACGCGAGGGCGGGCTAGAGGCTCGACTTGGAAGCCGTCGCCGGCCGGCGACGGCGCTGCGCAAGCTGCTGGAGCCTGCGGCACCCAAGGCAGTGCTGGCTGAGGTGGTAGAGGCGGTGCTGGCGCACTTGCGTGGTCAGACGCCGCTCGTGTTGGCGATGCCATCGCCGCGCGCGTGGCTGATGCACGCCAACCGGCTGGCCGGCGGCGCTGACGAAGACCTCGACCCCGATGCCATCGAGGATGCAGCGATGTACGTGGCCGACCTGATCCGCTCGGTCTCGACCTTCCCGATCTCGGGCCTGTTGCTGGAGGAACAGACGGATGACAGAGACCTCGGGACGGCCTTTGTCGAGCCTTACAGGTCGGTGATCAACGTTGCGCGTCACTATCGCTGGTCGGTGGCGCTGCGGCTGCCCGCTTTTACCCAGGTGCCAGCCGAGGCAATGGCCGGGCTCGACGCGGTGATCGCCGAGGCTGGGAGCTATGACGGCTCACTTCCGTTCGGAAGCGACATTAGTGCGGCGTTCGCGGCCGGTCAGACCATTGCACCGCCCCCGACCGGACAGTTCCAATTCGTTGAGATCGCGCCGGGGCTCCGACCCGAGGCGGTGCTTGAGATGTTGGTGCGTCTGCGGGCACTTTCGGCGTGATGCTGTGCATGCTAAGACGTTACGCCAGCCAGGGATCGTACCTGCAATGACATCCGCTTATCAGGAGGCTTTTCGATGAATCTCATTTCCGCCACGCCGCCCGTAGCGGGCAAGGTCCCCGTCGATCGCATTCCGGTCAGCTTGCTTACCGGCTTCCTGGGCGCGGGCAAGACCACTTTGCTGAACCATTGGGTCCACCAGCCAGGCATGGCTGGCGTGGCCGTACTGGTCAACGAGTTCGGTGAGGTCGGCATCGATCATCACCTTGTCGACGCCGTCAGCGATCGGATGCTGCTGCTCGATTCGGGCTGCCTATGTTGCAATATGCAGGGCGATCTGGTTGCCGCGCTGAAGAGCCTGTTCACGCGTGTCGCGCGCCGCGAGATTGCGCCGATCACGCGTGTAGTGATCGAGACCACCGGTCTCGCGGACCCGGTGCCCGTGCTCTACACACTGATGGAAGAACCCTTTGTCTGTGCGCGATATGTGTGCGCTGAGGTCGTCACGGCGATCTCGGCGACCCATGGGCTGGAGCAGTTGCACGAATACGCCGAGAGTCGGCGACAGATCATGGCAGCCGACCGGGTGCTGATCACCAAATGCGACCGGGCGTCTACGGCGGAACTGGGCCGGCTTGAGGAGGAGTTGCAGTCGCTAAACCCACAGGCGAGCCGTGTCCTGGTGCGTCACGGTGTTGCCGATCTTGGCGTGCTACTGTCATCCACTGGTGTCTACGGTCGCACCGACCTGGCACCTGGTTTGCAGGCGTGGCTGGGCACCGAGATTGCGCACCAGAACGAGGCCGCAGGGGGTATCAGTGGCGCTGAGGTGGCCGGATCGGGACGTTATCTGCCCCAAGCACACAAGCGCGGACGCCATAGCGCCCATGTTCACAGCTTCGTCATCACTTTCGACCGGCCAGTGCCGTGGTTCGGCTTCGCGGTCGCGATGGGGCAGATCCTGCGCCGGCATGGTGCTGCGCTGCTGCGTGCCAAAGGCTTGATGTGCGTGGCAGGCGATGCGCACCCTCGGGTCGTACAGTGCGTGCAGGACGTGGCCTATCCGCCGGTGCGCTTGCGGGCCTGGCCGCGCGAAAGCCCGTTCGAGGATGGTCGCGGGCGGCTGGTCTTCATTGTCCGGAATCTCGCTGCGGCGCAGATTGAGGCGATCCGAGCCACGCTCGCCGACCTGCCCAGTGACATCGCCGCGCTACGCGCAAGTGTCGCCGACTGGGAACTGCCGACGCGCTGCTGGCTCTCGCAGCGCGTGCCGATGATTGCATCTTCGACAGTGCAGCACGACGCATGGCTGATCCAGCCACGCCACTTCCGCACCCTGACCAACGACCGCTAAAGGGAGCAGCATGGGTGTATCTATCGAGGACAGTGGACCGTGTCCGGTCCGCAGTCCGGGCGAGGAGGCGATGGAGTCGTCGATCATCCAGGTCAAAAGGCAGGCTGAGCGCTGGCGTGCATTTGCCGCCGAGGCCGATGCGGTCTGCCTCTGGCAGAGCCACTCTTGCCGCTCCTCGCTCGAAACAACACCGCGCACCGGTACGTGAAACCGGACCGCGCCTGGCAACTGAAACTGTGGAGATGAGAGATGACACGTGAAGTGGTGGTGGTAAGCGGCGTCCGGACCGCGATCGGTACCTTTGGCGGCAGCCTGAAGGATCTTTCCCCGACCCAGATGGGCGCCATGGTGGTGCGCGAAGCGCTGGCCCGCGCGCAGGTCAGCGGCGACGACGTCGGCCATGTGGTGTTCGGCAACGTCATCCAGACCGAGCCCCGGGACATGTACCTTGGCCGGGTGGCGGCAGTGGAGGGCGGCGTCACCATCGACGCGCCGGCCCTGACCGTCAACCGCCTGTGCGGCTCGGGCCTGCAGGCCATCGTCAGCGCCGCGCAGACCATCCTGCTGGGCGATGCCGATGTGGCCATCGGCGGCGGCGCGGAGAGCATGAGCCGCGCACCGTACCTGGCGCAGTCGGCCCGCTGGGGCGCACGCATGGGCGACGCCAAGATGCTCGACATGATGCTGGGTGCGCTGCACGACCCGTTCCACGGCATCCACATGGGCGTCACCGCCGAGAATGTGGCCAAGGAGTACGACATCTCCCGCGTCCAGCAGGACGAAGCCGCGCTAGAGTCGCACCGTCGTGCATCGGCGGCGATCCGCGCCGGCCACTTCAAGGACCAGATCCTGCCGGTCACGCTCAAGGGCCGCAAGGGCGACGTGACCTTCGATACCGACGAGCATGTGCGCCACGACGCGGTCATGGAAGACATGACCAAGCTCAAGCCGGTCTTCGTCAAGGAGAACGGCACGGTCACCGCGGGCAACGCCTCGGGCTTGAACGATGCCGCCGCCGCCGTGGTGCTGATGGAGCGTGCCGAGGCTGAGAAGCGCGGCCTCAAGCCGATGGCGCGCCTGGTCTCCTATGCGCATGCCGGCGTCGATCCCAAGACCATGGGCATCGGCCCCGTGCCGGCCACGAAGAAGGCGCTGGAGCGTGCTGGCCTGACCGTGGCCGACCTCGACGTGATCGAAGCCAATGAAGCCTTTGCCGCGCAAGCCTGCGCGGTCACCAAGGCGCTCGGTCTCGATCCGGCCAAGGTCAACCCGAACGGCTCGGGCATCTCCCTGGGCCACCCGATCGGCGCCACCGGCGCGCTGATCACCGTCAAGGCCCTGTACGAGCTGCAACGCGTGCAAGGCCGCTATGCACTGGTGACCATGTGCATTGGGGGCGGGCAGGGCATCGCTGCCATCTTTGAGCGGGTCTGAACCAAGGCCAAATGGTTGCGCTTGGCGCTGGACGAGGGAGGGGCGGTCAGGGCGTGGAAAAAAGGGGGAAATCCGGCAGGAAGCGCGCGGGTTTCGTACCCGCGTCCCTCAGTTCTTTTCGGACCCTGCTAGGCTTGCAGCCAGTTGCGTTTGTAGCGATTCTCGATGATCTTGGCTGCTGTCATCACGCGGGGGCGAACGTCCGAGATGAATGTCTGCGCTGATACCGTCCTGGCGGGCGCAGCGGCGTTGATCACTACCGGGGGCAGCGCATTGCCGAGCTTCAGGGGCACTGCGACAGCATTGATTTCCTTGTTCCAGTCACCGAACGACGTCACGCACCCGAGTTCCGCAATATCAAGGAATGCCTTCGAGATGCCGTGCTCGAGCGCGGGCCAGTTGGCCTCGCTCAACGCTCGCAGACGATCGAGAACGATTCGACGTTCGGCAACGCCCATGATCGTTATGTGCGCGCGGCCCATTGCCGTTGTTCCAAGTGGCAATCGCGAACCGATATCCAGATTCAGCGTAATCGCAGTTGACTGGCTTCGGTGACTGTCGATATACAGGACCGAAAGATCGTCGCGGATGCCGAGCGAAATCATTGTGCGAGTGCTGTCTGCGAGCTCCTGCAGCAATCCCTCGCTCGCTTGCATGAGATCCAGCCGGGAATGGGTCATGCGTCCCAGCGTGAGCGTGGCCAGACCGATACGGTAGCGTCCGAGTTCGTGGATGTGATGCAGAAAGCCGAGCGTCGTCAACGTATAGGTCAGGCGGGTCACCGTCGACTTCGGCAGCCCGCATCGCAGGGCGATTTCGAGATTGCTCAGGCGCTCTTCGCTTGAATGGAATGCCTGGAGGATGCGCAGCCCTCGG
Proteins encoded:
- a CDS encoding hydantoinase B/oxoprolinase family protein — its product is MSELNVPVKAKMPSAEEVALIKKFLNDTTLFLGPDPEIMQNHDLMPRTADEDVAIHQVSDAHTVAKIRDRIQAGCDEGYEMVEQMGAAPGAKWGDVITGVYSASGDLAIASAGGVLIFSALVHHPIKFIVKNWMNDPTVGVREGDGFIHNDSRYGNVHNTDQSMILPIFHEGKLVCWVASTVHEGENGAIEPGGMPSMAESPCDEGLKMSPFKVVENYQIKRDILTFLQNSVREPKLQYEDMKVKLFACLRIKQRLEETLNTDGPQALVSTLRLTMENVRAEVKRRISEWPDMTVRTYIIQDSTLRENCVVRINCQLTKTGDRLIFDFRGSSPEFTNRATNTIVAGLKGMLAQVFLCYVWPDLPRGQAAFAPIEVITDPHSIVNCSYAAPNSQSLMSIFTGFTAGQHAVAKFLYSCPEKYTKVHAPTFNMINTFIWGGVSQHGETLGNLCADLNGMGAGATVDRDGEHALAPIFATMADIGEQELNEEEVPFLQLVSKKMTRDAIAPGKYRGGQGYTMMVATKDSDQWGFMTVCQGAKIPPIQGLFGGYACGAYPLCKVQDVDVYDVLMNEPEKFKHSIEEIMNEQPFEGASYTTHHMGMGFEISKRGELFMISQGAGAGYGDLLERDPAGVIKDIEDGLISPGVAERLYKVKFDPVTLAINHQATQAARDAERKARIARSVPFKEFVKTWNQPKPPSHMQYFGCWGDDVDTLYVGSPDNTRSAREPKPNYMRNPKDVRIEELEARLAVAGVLKDAKQ
- a CDS encoding CobW family GTP-binding protein translates to MNLISATPPVAGKVPVDRIPVSLLTGFLGAGKTTLLNHWVHQPGMAGVAVLVNEFGEVGIDHHLVDAVSDRMLLLDSGCLCCNMQGDLVAALKSLFTRVARREIAPITRVVIETTGLADPVPVLYTLMEEPFVCARYVCAEVVTAISATHGLEQLHEYAESRRQIMAADRVLITKCDRASTAELGRLEEELQSLNPQASRVLVRHGVADLGVLLSSTGVYGRTDLAPGLQAWLGTEIAHQNEAAGGISGAEVAGSGRYLPQAHKRGRHSAHVHSFVITFDRPVPWFGFAVAMGQILRRHGAALLRAKGLMCVAGDAHPRVVQCVQDVAYPPVRLRAWPRESPFEDGRGRLVFIVRNLAAAQIEAIRATLADLPSDIAALRASVADWELPTRCWLSQRVPMIASSTVQHDAWLIQPRHFRTLTNDR
- the bktB gene encoding beta-ketothiolase BktB — its product is MTREVVVVSGVRTAIGTFGGSLKDLSPTQMGAMVVREALARAQVSGDDVGHVVFGNVIQTEPRDMYLGRVAAVEGGVTIDAPALTVNRLCGSGLQAIVSAAQTILLGDADVAIGGGAESMSRAPYLAQSARWGARMGDAKMLDMMLGALHDPFHGIHMGVTAENVAKEYDISRVQQDEAALESHRRASAAIRAGHFKDQILPVTLKGRKGDVTFDTDEHVRHDAVMEDMTKLKPVFVKENGTVTAGNASGLNDAAAAVVLMERAEAEKRGLKPMARLVSYAHAGVDPKTMGIGPVPATKKALERAGLTVADLDVIEANEAFAAQACAVTKALGLDPAKVNPNGSGISLGHPIGATGALITVKALYELQRVQGRYALVTMCIGGGQGIAAIFERV
- a CDS encoding IclR family transcriptional regulator, producing MAKEHPSTETIGKVDPVASGSEEGIDRNFVEALARGLRILQAFHSSEERLSNLEIALRCGLPKSTVTRLTYTLTTLGFLHHIHELGRYRIGLATLTLGRMTHSRLDLMQASEGLLQELADSTRTMISLGIRDDLSVLYIDSHRSQSTAITLNLDIGSRLPLGTTAMGRAHITIMGVAERRIVLDRLRALSEANWPALEHGISKAFLDIAELGCVTSFGDWNKEINAVAVPLKLGNALPPVVINAAAPARTVSAQTFISDVRPRVMTAAKIIENRYKRNWLQA